In Candidatus Chlorohelix allophototropha, one DNA window encodes the following:
- a CDS encoding 4'-phosphopantetheinyl transferase family protein: MSNQSETDWQPASVVSSLQENEVQVWKIELTQARLLLPLFNEYLTSEEIERAKRYRRIQDGERFIIARGLLRHLLGQYLNENPTKIKLSTLAHGKPALSQTTYQKPVEFNISHSGELALLAFSTEMRLGIDLEQINIAIEYSSIARNFFSVSEIRLLEELPLSEKPKYFFRLWTIKEAYLKACGKGLTFPLDQVEIVPAPSQNMVYFTIKTPTPNLQYWKVCELKPDEGYCGALAVDGNDWALRCFKWKEP, encoded by the coding sequence ATGAGTAACCAATCGGAAACTGATTGGCAACCTGCATCGGTGGTGTCAAGCTTGCAGGAAAACGAGGTGCAGGTTTGGAAAATCGAATTAACACAAGCCCGTTTACTGTTACCGCTATTCAATGAGTATTTAACCTCAGAAGAAATAGAAAGAGCTAAACGCTATCGGAGAATTCAGGACGGCGAGAGGTTCATTATTGCACGTGGGCTGTTACGGCATTTGCTTGGGCAATATCTTAACGAAAATCCAACCAAAATTAAATTATCTACCTTAGCTCATGGAAAACCAGCCCTTTCGCAAACTACATATCAAAAACCTGTAGAATTCAATATTTCCCATTCTGGAGAACTTGCGCTACTTGCCTTCAGCACAGAGATGAGGCTAGGGATTGACCTTGAACAGATAAATATAGCTATTGAGTATTCGAGCATTGCAAGGAATTTTTTCTCTGTTTCCGAGATACGGTTGCTGGAAGAATTACCGCTTTCTGAAAAGCCAAAATACTTTTTTCGATTATGGACTATTAAGGAAGCTTATTTAAAAGCATGCGGAAAGGGGCTAACTTTCCCATTAGATCAGGTTGAAATCGTACCCGCACCATCGCAAAATATGGTATATTTTACAATTAAGACACCCACACCTAATTTGCAATACTGGAAAGTATGCGAACTAAAACCGGATGAGGGTTATTGTGGTGCATTAGCGGTAGATGGTAATGATTGGGCGTTACGATGCTTTAAGTGGAAGGAACCATAA
- a CDS encoding NAD(P)-dependent oxidoreductase, which produces MKIAIVGANGKTGFQTILKALDMGHSVTAIVRNPATISLKHECLQIKRADLLSENTALEEAIAGHDAVISAIGISSGLNAKVTLYSKGTDRLIKALSNKGVKRLVCISSIGIDQEKDPNIPFIFQDVLFPLIFSNSAADMRKMESSIKDSELNWTIIRPAGLTNKLPTWKYRIAVAPSLPRPYVISRADVADFMIKALDKPEYFRQTVSLAD; this is translated from the coding sequence ATGAAAATAGCTATCGTTGGAGCAAACGGTAAAACCGGGTTTCAGACTATTTTAAAGGCGTTGGATATGGGGCACAGCGTAACAGCAATTGTCCGCAACCCGGCAACAATTAGCCTGAAGCATGAATGTCTCCAAATCAAACGGGCAGATTTATTGAGCGAGAATACCGCGCTGGAAGAAGCAATTGCAGGACATGACGCAGTAATTTCCGCAATCGGTATATCTTCTGGGCTGAACGCTAAGGTAACACTATATTCAAAAGGGACTGACAGGCTGATTAAGGCACTGTCAAATAAGGGAGTCAAAAGGTTGGTATGTATCTCTTCAATCGGAATAGACCAAGAAAAAGACCCGAATATACCTTTTATTTTTCAAGATGTGTTGTTCCCGCTAATTTTTAGCAATAGTGCCGCCGATATGCGAAAAATGGAGTCTAGTATCAAGGATTCGGAACTTAACTGGACGATAATTCGCCCTGCCGGATTAACCAACAAGTTGCCCACCTGGAAATATCGGATAGCGGTTGCGCCTAGTTTGCCACGTCCATACGTGATTTCGAGAGCAGATGTGGCAGATTTTATGATAAAAGCGCTGGATAAGCCCGAATATTTTCGACAAACTGTATCGTTAGCCGATTAG
- a CDS encoding FAS1-like dehydratase domain-containing protein has translation MINREKIGQPLSVFTYHIEPVKIKELAEALGDSNPIYYDLHAAVEAGYPKIPISPTFPILFGFWDHEDGFSILENLNIPMSSMLHGEEEYTYLAPVYAEDTITGTVRMTKVDEKQGSTGPFEVVTFEFDYFNQHHEPVLHTRQVAVIH, from the coding sequence ATGATTAATCGCGAAAAAATTGGACAGCCTTTGAGCGTGTTCACTTATCACATTGAGCCGGTAAAAATAAAAGAACTGGCTGAAGCTTTGGGTGATTCTAACCCAATTTATTACGATCTGCACGCTGCCGTTGAGGCAGGTTACCCCAAAATTCCCATCTCTCCCACTTTCCCTATCCTTTTCGGTTTCTGGGATCACGAAGACGGCTTTTCCATCCTTGAAAATCTGAATATTCCAATGTCGAGCATGTTACATGGTGAGGAGGAATATACCTATCTTGCCCCAGTTTACGCCGAAGATACTATTACTGGAACAGTGCGCATGACAAAAGTTGATGAAAAGCAGGGTAGCACCGGACCGTTTGAGGTAGTAACCTTTGAATTCGATTATTTTAACCAACACCATGAGCCGGTATTACATACCCGGCAAGTGGCTGTAATCCATTGA
- a CDS encoding MaoC/PaaZ C-terminal domain-containing protein, translated as MTLQMTPMSNPSTRLLFDNVEVGDELPTLTNPPITHVQLVRYAGASGDFNPLHTNPEIGKSIGIGGTIAHGMLIMGFLGHLVSDYLGGPALLSNFKVRFANMSRPGEILICSGKVTRKYEEGDKGFIEAEVRATNPEGQVKATGTFTACIPKK; from the coding sequence ATGACTCTTCAAATGACCCCTATGTCTAACCCTAGCACTCGTTTGCTTTTCGATAACGTCGAAGTTGGAGATGAATTACCCACTTTAACCAACCCTCCGATCACTCATGTTCAGTTGGTGCGTTATGCCGGCGCGTCCGGTGATTTTAACCCATTACATACCAATCCTGAAATTGGCAAATCCATCGGAATTGGCGGCACTATTGCGCATGGCATGCTAATTATGGGATTTCTAGGACACTTGGTAAGCGATTATCTCGGCGGTCCTGCCTTATTGAGCAACTTCAAAGTGCGTTTCGCTAATATGTCGCGCCCGGGAGAAATCCTCATATGTTCCGGTAAAGTTACCCGCAAATACGAAGAAGGTGATAAGGGCTTTATTGAAGCGGAGGTTCGTGCGACTAATCCTGAAGGTCAGGTAAAAGCAACCGGAACTTTCACTGCCTGCATACCAAAAAAATAG
- a CDS encoding PHA/PHB synthase family protein: MESSTDTTAIANTATPVTTPTTTATPDLNYANLDRLMHSYQAKLTMGMSPASMMLAYLDWLFHLANSPGKQAELITKTQRDTARLAMYASTAAIPAPGLKVPPIAQDSRFTASSWQVWPYNLMSQSFLMVEQWWQNATTNIPGVAQHSENVVSFTARQVLDTVSPSNYPTTNPEIVETTIKEKGRNLVRGANNFSEDLQRAMLKQNPPKSEKYVVGKTVAATPGKVIYRNRLIELIQYSPTTDMVQAEPILFVPAWIMKYYILDLKSDNSMVKYLVDKGHTVFMISWKNPTSEDRDISFDDYRTMGIMSAIEVISQVVPDRKIQAVGYCIGGTMLTITAAAMARDGDDRLKSLTLFTTQTDFTEAGDLMYFIDESQVDYLENIMWRQGYLDTGQMAGAFQMLRSNDLVWSKGVQDYLLGHREPLNDLMAWNADGTRLPYRMHSEYLRSMFLKNALFEGHFMVKGRPVSISDIRIPVYIIATAKDHVAPWKSVYKIMLPLDTDTTFVLTSGGHNAGIVSEPGHPRRSFQIAEHPSGSKYIDPDTWKASIPVQKGSWWLKWQEWLTLNSSGLVTPPVPGGSHYCFTPLADAPGTYVLQP; this comes from the coding sequence ATGGAAAGCTCTACAGATACAACTGCTATAGCTAATACAGCTACTCCAGTTACTACACCCACTACAACTGCTACACCAGATTTGAATTATGCCAACCTCGATCGCTTAATGCACTCTTATCAGGCTAAACTAACTATGGGTATGTCTCCGGCATCGATGATGTTGGCATATCTCGATTGGCTTTTCCATCTGGCAAACTCTCCCGGCAAACAGGCAGAATTGATTACTAAAACACAACGTGATACTGCACGTCTCGCGATGTATGCCTCCACCGCTGCTATACCCGCGCCGGGTTTAAAAGTTCCACCGATAGCGCAAGATTCACGTTTTACCGCCTCTAGTTGGCAAGTTTGGCCCTATAACCTGATGTCTCAATCCTTTCTAATGGTTGAACAGTGGTGGCAAAATGCCACTACGAATATTCCGGGTGTAGCGCAACACTCCGAAAATGTTGTCTCCTTTACCGCTCGTCAAGTGCTTGATACGGTATCTCCCTCAAATTATCCGACCACCAACCCTGAGATTGTAGAAACAACCATCAAGGAAAAGGGTAGGAATCTCGTGCGTGGGGCGAATAATTTTTCAGAAGATTTGCAACGCGCCATGCTTAAACAGAACCCTCCTAAATCGGAGAAATATGTTGTCGGTAAAACGGTAGCAGCTACCCCCGGTAAGGTCATTTATCGCAATCGTTTGATTGAGTTAATCCAGTACAGCCCCACTACTGATATGGTACAGGCAGAACCAATTTTATTCGTGCCTGCTTGGATTATGAAATATTACATACTCGATCTAAAATCCGATAACTCTATGGTTAAATATCTGGTTGATAAGGGTCATACTGTTTTCATGATTTCGTGGAAGAACCCTACTTCCGAAGATCGCGATATTAGCTTTGATGATTACCGCACGATGGGAATCATGTCTGCTATCGAGGTAATCAGCCAAGTTGTGCCGGATCGAAAAATTCAGGCAGTGGGTTACTGCATCGGCGGTACAATGCTAACGATAACTGCCGCCGCTATGGCTCGCGATGGGGATGATCGCCTCAAGTCCTTAACTCTTTTCACTACCCAAACGGATTTTACCGAAGCGGGAGATTTGATGTATTTTATTGATGAAAGTCAGGTCGATTACCTTGAGAATATCATGTGGCGACAAGGCTATCTCGATACCGGGCAGATGGCGGGCGCATTCCAGATGTTGCGCTCGAATGACTTGGTTTGGTCGAAAGGTGTGCAAGATTACCTGTTAGGGCATCGTGAACCACTCAACGACTTGATGGCTTGGAATGCAGACGGTACGCGCTTGCCCTACCGCATGCACTCCGAATACTTGCGCAGTATGTTCCTTAAAAATGCGCTGTTTGAAGGTCACTTCATGGTCAAGGGTCGTCCGGTTTCTATCAGTGACATTCGTATTCCGGTTTACATTATTGCCACTGCAAAAGACCATGTTGCGCCTTGGAAGTCGGTTTATAAGATAATGTTACCTCTCGATACCGATACCACCTTTGTGCTTACCAGTGGTGGACACAATGCCGGTATTGTAAGTGAACCGGGACATCCCCGCCGTAGTTTCCAGATAGCCGAGCATCCCTCTGGCTCAAAATATATTGACCCTGATACGTGGAAAGCCTCTATTCCCGTACAAAAAGGATCATGGTGGCTTAAGTGGCAGGAATGGTTAACGCTAAACTCTAGCGGTTTGGTTACACCTCCTGTACCGGGAGGCTCACATTATTGTTTTACTCCTTTGGCGGATGCGCCGGGCACGTATGTGTTACAGCCCTAG
- a CDS encoding transposase, whose translation MDEAIERLSTEVASRLQPLEEEIERLDRVVGVNQRIAEIVLAEIGKDMSRFPTHMHLASWLGLCPGNHESGGKRYSGKTRKGNQAARRALIEAALGAARSKASYLGTQYRRIAARRGKKRAAVAVAHSLVVIIYHLLKEESEYEDLGANYFDERDKQAIEKSLVKRLERLGYSVQLQKRASTTAVK comes from the coding sequence TTGGATGAAGCCATCGAACGCTTAAGCACCGAAGTAGCCAGTCGCCTGCAACCATTAGAAGAAGAAATTGAACGGCTGGATCGGGTTGTTGGGGTAAATCAGCGGATAGCTGAGATCGTGTTAGCTGAAATTGGCAAGGATATGAGCCGTTTTCCAACTCATATGCACTTGGCGAGTTGGCTGGGTTTATGTCCTGGCAATCATGAAAGTGGCGGAAAGCGTTACAGTGGTAAAACCCGGAAGGGCAACCAAGCGGCGCGGCGAGCTTTAATCGAAGCGGCTTTAGGCGCGGCGAGAAGTAAGGCTAGTTATCTGGGCACCCAATACCGACGAATAGCGGCGCGACGAGGTAAAAAGCGGGCAGCGGTGGCCGTGGCACACAGTTTAGTAGTGATTATCTACCATCTGCTAAAGGAGGAAAGCGAATACGAAGATTTGGGAGCGAACTATTTTGACGAGCGGGATAAACAAGCCATAGAGAAGAGTTTGGTCAAGCGGTTGGAGCGGTTAGGCTATTCCGTGCAGCTTCAAAAGCGGGCTAGTACCACAGCAGTAAAGTAG
- a CDS encoding integrase core domain-containing protein, with protein MNSAINSIYTKLLTYPNGMAESFNKTVSYEKLYLEEFQNLAEVAVGLEDWLERIYNEGRLHSSLGYLSPIEFEHNWLAQKQLECGLVI; from the coding sequence TTGAATTCAGCAATCAATTCCATTTACACAAAACTATTGACATACCCGAACGGGATGGCTGAAAGCTTTAACAAGACGGTTAGTTATGAGAAACTCTATTTAGAAGAATTTCAGAATTTGGCAGAGGTAGCAGTGGGTTTGGAAGATTGGCTAGAACGGATTTATAATGAAGGTCGCTTACATTCGTCTTTGGGCTACTTATCGCCGATAGAATTTGAACATAATTGGTTGGCTCAAAAGCAGCTAGAATGTGGTCTGGTCATATAG
- a CDS encoding IS4 family transposase: MSDNLRRHRAIKQQLLQLHPQAQGRELQYLTILAMVISGIVGSRHSALPNIAAKVPDKTKRESRIIRMRRLLKNDNFNQKVVYAPFAKQLLSSLCHCPLVLVIDGSQVGAGGMGLVISVVYQGRALPLGWLVVKAKKGHLAQALHIRLLKQVHSLVPSGSQVVFLGDGEFDGCRLLRRLDYYGWQYVCRTAKNSQVWLDEQAHYAISKLGVQPGQVVSQSGVAFSKHEYGPVLVIAVWQKPYREPLYLVSNLALAQEAIRYYKKRFRIETFFSDSKSRGFRLDKSHLDDPKRLERLLLAACLAYLWIVHLGTIALAEGWNRVIHRTERLDLSLFNLGLNLLEHFLNEHLPLPVAFIPFLLEDF; the protein is encoded by the coding sequence ATGAGTGACAACCTTCGCCGACATCGTGCCATAAAACAGCAATTGTTGCAACTCCACCCACAAGCGCAGGGGCGCGAATTACAATATTTAACAATTCTAGCGATGGTGATCAGTGGGATTGTAGGTAGTCGGCATAGTGCGTTGCCTAATATCGCCGCCAAAGTGCCAGATAAAACTAAACGGGAAAGCCGCATCATCCGAATGCGCCGATTGCTCAAAAATGATAACTTTAACCAAAAAGTGGTGTATGCTCCTTTCGCCAAACAATTGCTGAGTAGCCTGTGTCATTGTCCACTGGTACTGGTGATAGATGGCAGTCAGGTTGGTGCTGGTGGAATGGGCTTAGTAATCAGTGTAGTATATCAGGGGCGGGCTTTACCTTTGGGTTGGTTGGTGGTTAAGGCTAAAAAGGGACATTTAGCTCAAGCTTTGCACATCAGATTGTTAAAGCAAGTTCACTCGTTGGTTCCGTCTGGTAGCCAAGTAGTCTTTTTGGGTGATGGTGAATTCGATGGCTGTCGTTTGTTAAGACGGTTAGATTATTACGGTTGGCAGTATGTCTGTCGTACTGCTAAAAATAGCCAGGTCTGGTTGGATGAACAAGCTCATTATGCCATCAGTAAGTTAGGGGTTCAGCCTGGTCAGGTAGTGAGTCAGAGCGGCGTAGCATTCAGCAAACACGAGTACGGACCAGTACTGGTCATAGCGGTCTGGCAAAAGCCTTACCGTGAGCCACTTTATCTGGTGAGTAATTTGGCTCTAGCCCAGGAAGCAATCCGGTACTACAAAAAGAGGTTTAGGATTGAAACCTTCTTTTCCGATAGCAAGAGCCGAGGGTTTCGGCTGGACAAGAGCCATTTGGATGACCCTAAACGGCTAGAAAGGTTATTGTTAGCGGCTTGTCTGGCTTATCTTTGGATTGTACATCTGGGTACGATAGCTTTAGCTGAAGGCTGGAACCGGGTCATTCATCGCACCGAACGACTGGATTTGAGCCTGTTCAATTTAGGTTTGAACCTGCTTGAGCATTTTTTGAATGAACATTTACCCTTACCAGTCGCCTTTATCCCTTTTCTTTTAGAGGATTTCTAA
- a CDS encoding transposase yields the protein MGDKQKEYPVEFKREAVRLMETSGKTAVQIARELGVSDSVLYHWRKILAEKGEQAFPGKGHQTEAEEELRRLRQENERLRMERDILKKALAIFTQNQK from the coding sequence ATGGGAGATAAGCAGAAAGAGTATCCAGTAGAATTTAAGCGAGAAGCAGTGCGGTTAATGGAAACCAGCGGTAAAACAGCGGTACAAATCGCTAGAGAATTAGGGGTATCCGACAGTGTACTCTACCATTGGCGTAAAATATTGGCTGAAAAAGGAGAGCAAGCTTTTCCTGGTAAAGGTCATCAAACTGAGGCTGAAGAAGAACTCCGTCGGCTGCGACAGGAGAATGAACGACTGCGGATGGAAAGGGATATCTTAAAAAAAGCCCTAGCCATCTTCACGCAGAACCAAAAGTGA
- a CDS encoding IS3 family transposase yields MKFQFIYEHKQEFAVRLMCKVQVVSESGYYAWRKRPESARAKADRALEAEIEPIFEQSRQTYGSPRVKAALRGKGINCSRKRVARLMRLLGLVSCHRRKKRKVITTDSQHSNPVAPNRLKRDFTATKPDEKWVGDITGVWTNEGWLYLAS; encoded by the coding sequence GTGAAGTTTCAGTTCATTTATGAGCACAAGCAGGAATTTGCGGTGAGGTTAATGTGCAAGGTGCAGGTGGTTTCTGAGAGCGGCTATTACGCCTGGCGGAAACGACCAGAAAGTGCCAGAGCCAAGGCTGACCGAGCACTGGAAGCAGAAATTGAGCCTATATTCGAGCAGTCTCGGCAAACTTACGGTAGTCCCAGAGTAAAGGCGGCGCTAAGGGGTAAGGGGATAAACTGTTCGAGGAAGCGGGTAGCCAGACTGATGCGGTTGCTGGGGCTAGTCTCCTGTCATCGACGTAAGAAGCGAAAGGTCATAACGACTGATAGCCAGCACAGCAATCCGGTGGCACCCAACCGGCTAAAGCGGGATTTCACGGCTACCAAGCCTGATGAGAAATGGGTGGGAGATATTACCGGGGTGTGGACTAATGAAGGTTGGTTGTACCTAGCCTCATAA
- a CDS encoding recombinase family protein, giving the protein MLLSQLTSSKITPQHFNRQALIYVRQSTLAQVRQNTGSTSRQYDLKQRALKLGWQPECIIIIDDDLGRSGTSALNRDGFQWLVAQVGLGLAGAVLCLEASRLARSCSDWYRLLEICALTDTLVIDEEGVYDPGQYNDRLLLGFKGTMSEAELHWIRQRMDGGKLAKAQKGELQQPLPVGLVYDPLGRIVLDPDEQIAGAVRLVFNLFDQYGSALAVVRHFNQQGLKFPTRPRLGSRESQHQQFLSQSQATPRWEPLKHGRVRSILHNPFYAGAYVYGRLRQIKTVETQKLDSPTKTRLVRLKPSEWPIVFLEHHPGYITWLQFLKNEQQLDQNRTYRFEERAGAIRKGAALLQGLLRCGKCGRRMRVNYLGNIQGPLYVCNEERIRFGGNMCQTIRGDGIDEAVARCFLAALQLAQLEISLAAIAQLETQAQQFEQQWKLSLERAEYEANLAQRRFMAVEPENRLVARSLEKDWNEKLARLEKLQQEYLAKAKLQAEVTSLSGEEREKILALAQNVPAVWYAATTTQAERKQLLRFLIKSVTLLKREEEGTVDLDICWQTEAHTVLKVKAPVLSCNKYRTDINLLDKVRQLAVDHTDGQILQILNEQGWKNSHGQPLSVARVRGIRRDFGIFLGSPERPGKLGISQRSDGRYTVEAVAKILQVDPSTVNDWCVAGRLDNVQLRKGGTRWIKLSSEEIAELGRSILRHKHKRN; this is encoded by the coding sequence ATGCTACTTAGCCAGCTTACTAGTTCAAAGATTACACCTCAGCACTTCAATCGGCAGGCTTTGATCTATGTCCGCCAGTCTACCCTGGCCCAAGTCCGTCAAAATACCGGTAGTACTTCTCGCCAATATGATCTTAAGCAACGTGCCCTTAAGTTAGGCTGGCAGCCTGAGTGTATCATAATTATTGATGATGACCTGGGGCGCTCCGGTACCTCGGCACTTAATCGGGATGGTTTTCAATGGTTGGTTGCCCAGGTGGGATTAGGTTTGGCTGGAGCAGTATTGTGTCTGGAAGCCTCTCGTTTAGCTCGCTCTTGTAGTGATTGGTATCGTTTACTCGAGATTTGTGCTTTGACCGATACGCTGGTTATTGACGAAGAAGGTGTTTATGATCCTGGTCAGTACAATGACCGTCTGCTTCTAGGTTTTAAGGGTACTATGAGCGAAGCAGAATTACATTGGATCCGTCAGAGAATGGACGGTGGTAAACTGGCTAAAGCCCAGAAAGGTGAACTTCAACAGCCTTTGCCAGTTGGTCTTGTTTATGATCCGCTTGGCCGAATTGTGCTAGATCCGGATGAGCAAATAGCTGGCGCAGTCAGGCTTGTTTTCAATTTGTTTGACCAATACGGTTCGGCCCTGGCGGTAGTCAGGCATTTCAATCAACAAGGCTTAAAATTTCCCACCCGCCCCCGGCTGGGGTCAAGAGAGAGCCAGCACCAGCAATTTCTATCGCAATCTCAGGCCACTCCGCGTTGGGAACCTTTGAAGCATGGCAGAGTTAGAAGTATTTTACACAACCCATTTTATGCGGGAGCTTATGTTTATGGCCGGTTGCGTCAAATTAAAACTGTTGAAACTCAAAAGTTAGATAGCCCTACTAAAACTCGTCTGGTTAGACTTAAACCATCGGAATGGCCAATTGTCTTTTTAGAACATCACCCTGGTTACATTACCTGGCTGCAATTTCTTAAAAATGAGCAGCAATTAGATCAGAATCGTACTTACCGCTTTGAGGAGCGTGCCGGAGCCATCCGAAAAGGGGCAGCCTTACTACAAGGCTTATTACGCTGTGGTAAGTGTGGAAGAAGGATGCGGGTAAATTATCTGGGTAATATACAGGGTCCACTCTATGTTTGTAATGAAGAGCGGATCAGATTTGGTGGGAATATGTGCCAAACTATTCGTGGAGATGGTATAGATGAAGCAGTAGCAAGGTGCTTTTTAGCTGCTCTGCAACTGGCTCAATTAGAGATTTCGCTAGCTGCTATTGCCCAACTTGAAACACAAGCCCAACAATTCGAGCAGCAGTGGAAATTAAGTCTGGAACGAGCAGAATATGAGGCAAATTTAGCGCAACGCAGGTTTATGGCAGTAGAACCAGAAAACCGCTTAGTAGCCCGTAGTCTGGAAAAAGACTGGAATGAAAAGTTAGCTAGGCTGGAAAAATTACAGCAGGAATACCTTGCTAAAGCGAAACTTCAAGCGGAAGTTACATCCTTAAGTGGAGAAGAGCGTGAAAAGATATTGGCTTTAGCCCAAAATGTTCCAGCTGTTTGGTATGCAGCCACCACTACGCAAGCGGAACGCAAACAGCTCTTGCGGTTTCTAATTAAGTCAGTTACCCTACTAAAAAGAGAAGAGGAAGGCACAGTAGATCTGGATATTTGCTGGCAAACCGAGGCTCATACGGTCCTTAAAGTTAAGGCCCCAGTATTATCTTGCAATAAATACCGGACTGACATCAATCTATTGGACAAAGTCCGCCAACTAGCAGTTGATCATACCGATGGGCAAATTCTGCAAATATTGAACGAACAAGGTTGGAAGAACTCCCATGGTCAGCCTCTCAGCGTCGCACGGGTCAGGGGAATACGTCGAGATTTTGGAATTTTCTTAGGCTCACCTGAACGACCGGGGAAACTAGGAATAAGCCAACGCAGTGATGGACGTTATACAGTAGAAGCAGTTGCGAAAATATTACAGGTAGATCCAAGTACAGTAAATGATTGGTGTGTAGCGGGGCGATTGGACAATGTTCAATTACGAAAAGGTGGAACCCGGTGGATCAAATTAAGTTCAGAAGAAATAGCCGAGTTAGGTCGGTCAATATTACGTCATAAACATAAAAGGAATTGA
- a CDS encoding IS3 family transposase, whose translation MKFQFIYEHKQEFAVRLMCKVQVVSESGYYAWRKRPESARAKADRALEAEIEPIFEQSRQTYGSPRVKAALRGKGINCSRKRVARLMRLLGLVSCHRRKKRKVITTDSQHSNPVAPNRLKRDFTATKPDEKWVGDITGVWTNEGWLYLAK comes from the coding sequence GTGAAGTTTCAGTTCATTTATGAGCACAAGCAGGAATTTGCGGTGAGGTTAATGTGCAAGGTGCAGGTGGTTTCTGAGAGCGGCTATTACGCCTGGCGGAAACGACCAGAAAGTGCCAGAGCCAAGGCTGACCGAGCACTGGAAGCAGAAATTGAGCCTATATTCGAGCAGTCTCGGCAAACTTACGGTAGTCCCAGAGTAAAGGCGGCGCTAAGGGGTAAGGGGATAAACTGTTCGAGGAAGCGGGTAGCCAGACTGATGCGGTTGCTGGGGCTAGTCTCCTGTCATCGACGTAAGAAGCGAAAGGTCATAACGACTGATAGCCAGCACAGCAATCCGGTGGCACCCAACCGGCTAAAGCGGGATTTCACGGCTACCAAGCCTGATGAGAAATGGGTGGGAGATATTACCGGGGTGTGGACTAATGAAGGTTGGTTGTACCTAGCTAAATGA
- a CDS encoding tyrosine-type recombinase/integrase yields the protein MDNISIEPLVTLIPADSEPNPCGRTSAKKKAHELARQLRGERPDYAYLKDVFRYLRDELEIKVPKASHKLPYVPSEAEIQRYYQAVWQAENFSDMVLIKVLLYTGVRVSELCNMHLVEVDFEQCQIKITAGKGGKDRLVPFPVFFKEALAMHVRQLKERGAAYLFESSWKKKYTERGVRKILERYSRAAGLTQLISPHKLRHFLLTWLKKQGIDDAFIQPYSGHASRQALEIYSKLALVDAQKEYNQVIVHFPV from the coding sequence ATGGATAATATTTCTATTGAACCCCTGGTCACCCTTATTCCGGCGGATAGTGAGCCTAACCCTTGCGGGCGGACTTCTGCCAAAAAGAAGGCCCACGAGTTGGCCCGCCAATTACGTGGGGAGCGACCAGATTATGCTTATCTCAAAGATGTTTTCCGTTATCTTAGAGACGAATTGGAAATAAAAGTTCCCAAAGCTTCGCATAAATTGCCCTATGTGCCGAGCGAGGCCGAAATCCAGCGTTACTATCAGGCAGTCTGGCAAGCCGAAAATTTTAGTGACATGGTTTTAATCAAGGTACTGTTGTACACGGGGGTTCGGGTCAGTGAACTCTGCAACATGCATCTGGTCGAGGTGGATTTTGAGCAATGCCAGATTAAAATTACTGCCGGGAAAGGTGGCAAAGATCGTCTGGTACCTTTCCCGGTGTTTTTTAAGGAAGCTCTAGCCATGCATGTGCGCCAGCTAAAAGAACGGGGTGCCGCCTATTTATTTGAATCGAGTTGGAAGAAGAAATATACCGAGCGAGGGGTGCGTAAAATCCTGGAACGTTACTCCAGGGCAGCGGGACTTACTCAGCTTATTTCGCCGCATAAGCTGCGCCATTTTCTTTTAACCTGGCTTAAAAAACAGGGGATCGATGATGCTTTTATCCAACCTTATTCCGGTCATGCCAGTCGTCAGGCTTTAGAAATTTATTCCAAATTGGCCCTGGTAGATGCTCAGAAGGAATATAACCAGGTTATTGTTCACTTCCCGGTCTAA